GAGCAGGAAGCAGCCGGCCACCACTGCCCCAATGTTGGCCAGAATGACGACTTGATTGATGGCTGTGTTGGCGCAGGCCAGCTTCAGCATGGCGGGGATGTCACAGACGAAGTATTCCACGTGATTGGGGCCACAGTAGGGCAGGCGAAAGGTCAGGAAGGCCTGGATCATGGCATGGATTGAGCCGGTGAGCCAAGTGCCAGCTGCCAGCCACAGGCAGGTCTTTCTGCTCATCACCACGCTGTAGCGCAGGGGGTGGCAGATGGCCAGGAAGCGGTCGTAAGCCATTACCGTATAGAGGAAGCACTCGGTGCTGCACAGGAAATGGAAGGCGTAGAGCTGCGCCACGCAGCCGCCGAAGGAGATGGCCCTGCCACCGGGCCCCACCAAGCCAGCCAGGATCTTGGGCACGGTGACAGAGGAGAGGCAGGCGTCGAGGAAGGAGAGGTGGCCAAGGAAGCAGTACATGGGCAGGGCATGGAGTCGAGGATCGCAGAGCACAGTCAGCAGGGTGAGGATGTTGCCCAGCAGGGTGAGCAggtagaggaggaggaagaggaggaagaagagagagggaAGCTCCCTGGTGTTTGGGAGACCCTCCAGGATGAATTCCGTCACTGGCGTTTGGTTTCCTGGCTCCATCTGCTTCCCCCCTGTGCAGAGCAACAGTAGCTAGAGCAGTGCGAATCAGAGCAGAAGTTACCCCagtatgtgtctgtctgtctgtctgtctctctgtctctctctctcttccacactCAGTTCAATGGAGTAACATGCCACCATAACTCAGAGGTCCTTTCACACTAGTCTCCCACCGGCTCCTCGTTGCAAGGCAAAGCACAGCGATTATTCATCCCCTCCGGTATCTATCTAGACCCTGTGACTGTTGCATGTGACAACCTCagacttttaaatgtattttttcctcaaaatacCTCTCCCAGGGTTTAGCATCCCTGGATTTACAGCCTAtgagctgaggcacagaacagcTCAAAGACACACAGGAAGCCCGCATCAGAGCAGGAGATTTAAACTCAGGTTTCTCAGATCCATGGCTCGTGACTTCACTGCTGGACTGTCCTTCCTCTCATCTTGTCTCCTCTCACCTCATCTGTGAACAATGTCCTGCTAATGTAGGTAGATAAATAGCCTGATTACCAGTCTGTCACCTCCTGACCAATCACTATagattatctatctatctctctatctaccCCTATACACACCACTGTTCTCTCTTGCACAGTATCCATCTAGCCTAGTTCTCCTCTTGTCACCCATCATCAGCCTGCTGGATGCAGGAAGGGCGTGCTGGAGAGATGCCGAGTGTCACAAACCACTGAACGATGCTGGAAGCTGACCCTGTTGGCCCGTGTATCTATTGCATGATTTCAGTTCCAGTTCCCACACTTGCCCACGCAGGAAAGTCAATGGCCAGAGCGCCTGCACAGATGACAGCCAGCATGAAATTAGGGGGATTGTACAAAGCAGGAAAGGGGGTATCCTCTCCTGATCAGGGAATGAGGTGATCCCAAACTGGGAGAGGTTAGGGAGAAAGGACCCACTAGAGGCAGATGAACTCTTAGCTCCCCTCTGTAGGGTTTCTTGTACCATGCGTCCTATGAAAGAGTTGGTACCAGAGCCTCAGATCAGagcctgggctggatggaccttgggTTAACCTGGTCTGGCAGTCCCTCTGTCCCTAAAGAAAAGCCGTTCCCCGGCTCAGACACACTCACCACTGTCACGGGACCGGGATGAGGAACAGCCGCTTCGTTGTCTCCGCTGTGGCAAAGTGCCTGAGTCAGCCAAGTATTTGAATGATATTTTCACCCTTGGGTACGCTGCTCACCACGCTCCTGGGAGCTAACTGTCTGATGCAAATCCAGGCGAAGCCTAGCCCCAGGTGTCCCGTTCCCAGGCCTGTCAGCAGGGGAGAGCAGGCATCCCATCGGGATTCTTCGCTCAGTGCCTGGCGTTCGCTACCCAGGGCTGCGTGGCTGCTAGCTACACAGAGATCCTTTTAACGTGCCTCTGGCAGCTTCCAGAGCTTTACTGGGATGAGTCTGCATGGAGCATGATCTAGTGGTGAAAACCCAGCAGGGCAACGCTCAAACAGGCcaggcactgtggggagaatcccAGGGCTCAGATTatagggggctctgggttgggactGCGGGGCAGCAGCCCAGCTAAGGTTGGGGGAAGCCCGTTGCTAGAGTAGCAGTGGGTAATCCCTGCTCGTGTAAATCCACCAGAGCTCCATTGGTGTCAATGTGGCCGGACCCCCATGAGCATCGCTGGAGTCATAGCAGCACCTCTGAATCAGGGCAGCCGCAGAGCTGGCCGATGAGAGCAACCTAGATAAATAGGTCTTGCCACATTCATCTTATGTGggtctgggaaggaatttccccccaggcaGTGACGGCGGGGTTTTCTGGCCTTCCTCTGCCATGGCCACCTGGATATGTCTCACTAAATCAAACCCCCACCAGTGCAGGGACCCTCCACCCCAGGAAATGGTGCACCTCAGTCACTCCTGTTTTCTGCCTGTGGATGTAATGTCTTGGTCTAATTTCATGTGTTGGCTTTAGTGGGAGGATGCTGGGAGGGGTTGGTGGCCTGCGAGATACAGATGGGCAGACTGGCTGTGctgatggtcccatctggccaTAGACTCTATGGCATGTTACAACAATTCCAGAAGCCTCCATTTTATGTCCCCGTCTGCCTGGACCGCATGTTCCTGGGGGGTTGTATAGAGGCCTGTGTGTGTGAGGACTGAGGAGAATGAGCAATGGACTTTCAGCTGTTCCTACTCCAAGCCACTGACCCCAGCTCCTCCACAGAAAAGAGGCAGAACAGGGGAGGCCTGATTTCTGTCTCCAAGTCCCTCTCTCCCTGGTCAGTTCTCAGGAAGCTCCTGCTAGAAGCAGGATAATCATAGCTCAGGGCCCCAGCAGTTTCCTGCCCCCCAGTCTCATCAGGGTATCCTTCATCTCCTTGTTCCTCAGCGTGTCGATGAGGGGGTTCAGGAGTGGGGTCAAGTGGTGTAGAATACAGCCACCACACCATCCAGTGGGTGTCAGGATCCTGGCCTCAGGTAGATGAATAACCCAGCCACATGGTAGGTCACCACCACGGTGACATAAGCCATGCAGGTGGAGAAGGCCCGGCGCCTACCCTCGGCTGAGTGGATCCTCAGGATCGCTGAGACGATGTAGACATAGGATGTCAGGATCAGCAGGAAGCATGTTAAGGCCAGGAAGCCAATATCCACAAATGTCACCAGTTCGTTGAGCGCCGTGTCCCCGCAGGCCAGCTTCGGAACAGCTGGGATATCACAGAAGATGTATCCCACCCTATTCCCTTGGCCATAGGGCAGCTGGAAGGTGAGTGCGGTCTGTATGGTGGAGTGCAGGGAGCCTCCTAGCCAGGTCACTACTGCCAGGCACAGGCAGGCTTTGTGGTTCATAATGGCGCTGTAGTGCAGTGGCTTGTAAATGGCCAGGAAGAAGTCATAGGCCGTGACCGTGTAGAGGAAGCACTCGGTGCAGCCAAGGAAGCAGAAGAAGAAGAGCTGGGCCACACAACCCTGGAAGGAGATGTCCCCGCCGCCCGGCAGGAAGCCGGCCACCACCTTGGGCACCACCACTGAGGAGACCGTCATGTCCAGGAAGGACAAGTGACAGAGGAACCAGTACATGGGCTTGTGCAGCTGGTGCTCCCAGGCCACCGCCAGCAGGAAGAGCAGGTTCCCACACAGCGTCAACAGGTagatgaggaggaagaagaggaacaAGGGAACCTGCAGCTCTGGGGGTTATGGGAGCCCCAGCAGGATGAAATGAGTCAGCTGGGATTGGTTCACACACTCCGTTCACTCAGCCTGTGTCCCTGAAGGTGAACCCTGGTGTTAATGATTAATGAGCAGAGAAGCAATGGATGATCTTTGCAGGGGCATTTGGGACAAGAGTCACTCCTGTGCCAGGAGAAGAATCGAGCCCAAaagccctgactcccagcctctccccctcTGCTCTCCCCCACTTGACCCTGCTCAACTCCAAGAGCTGGGACctgaactcaggagtcctggcaaCCAAATGCTCTTGCTTTAACCCCCTGGACTCCACTTACCCCCCAGAGCTGGAAACATaacccaggagacctgactcacatcccctcctcaccccttacCTCTCACTCACCACCCAGAGCTGTGAAAATAATCCagaagccccaccccacccccaatcttaCCCACTGAACCCCATTTCCTTCCCGGGGCTGGGGTTACAACcctacaacccaggagtcctgctcctaGCGTCCCCTCCTCATCTTCTAACTCCCTGCAGCCCACACAGGAAGTCCTTCTAAAGCCCCCATCT
This genomic interval from Lepidochelys kempii isolate rLepKem1 chromosome 13, rLepKem1.hap2, whole genome shotgun sequence contains the following:
- the LOC140896637 gene encoding olfactory receptor 10S1-like, translated to MEPGNQTPVTEFILEGLPNTRELPSLFFLLFLLLYLLTLLGNILTLLTVLCDPRLHALPMYCFLGHLSFLDACLSSVTVPKILAGLVGPGGRAISFGGCVAQLYAFHFLCSTECFLYTVMAYDRFLAICHPLRYSVVMSRKTCLWLAAGTWLTGSIHAMIQAFLTFRLPYCGPNHVEYFVCDIPAMLKLACANTAINQVVILANIGAVVAGCFLLICVSYTYIASAILKIRTAQGRQRAFSTCSAHLTLVLLYYGPPVFIYLHPSSSQASDGVVAVFYTAVTPLLNPFIYTLRNKEMKKALRKLKDKVSHTK